The Brachyhypopomus gauderio isolate BG-103 chromosome 2, BGAUD_0.2, whole genome shotgun sequence genome contains a region encoding:
- the LOC143493505 gene encoding uncharacterized protein LOC143493505, with product MLCSWSLEARMQQTWAEENGSGGHQPESAFGKLEHPHLMRGSVGGGDDTLNRDGSDLELHYVNTCSVTPEGYQVVVHGSAEVPAFSELFYTQVGVNDTLELRGMLDSGSMACTLNEGAVHSLREAGVITGDLQPAEQIVLVGCGGKRTRPTGIYDLTLTVYGVKCLVPVIVVPGQRDDLIIGSNVLKHLMRVMKGNDDYWKLMSAGCRHSRHDHEHFLDMMSCTIRWRGEDIPDRIGTVRLPRAVTLLPKCEHLVWGKLPSNVPVSPGSTVIVEPSTSKSTPRDILVGRIITPMWGDRWVPMKVTNLSSMPVILRRNSRIADVSPCLAVEDLDLQQSSCELGDRTSASTSRSVATDADLKDRLSSLGLSDLDIDFRHTSFQSKRELVELIEEYEDIFSRHALDCGEARGFVHRIRLTDDRPFRMPYRRVPPAHYQHLRQVLTDMEEKGIIRKSTSEYASPLVMVWKKDGGLRVCTDFRWLNARTLKDAHPLPHQADCLAALGGNAFFSTMDLTSGFYNIPMCEEDKKYTAFTTPAGLYEYNRMPQGLCNSPASFMRMMLSIFGSLNFTSLLCYLDDLLVFAPTEKDALNRLQMVFQKLRDNNLKLSPKKCHLLQESVKFLGHVIDRHGVVVDPAKVDVISNMSREALMEEDGCTPSVRKIKSFLGMVFFYQSFIPACSAIAKPLFALTAGQRRKGRTARVGRSAGTFRKLTVED from the coding sequence ATGCTTTGCTCCTGGTCATTGGAAGCGAGAATGCAACAGACGTGGGCAGAGGAGAATGGATCAGGTGGCCATCAACCAGAATCTGCCTTTGGGAAACTAGAACACCCACACTTGATGAGGGGcagtgtgggaggtggagatgaCACCCTCAACAGGGATGGATCAGACCTCGAGCTTCATTATGTCAACACTTGTTCAGTCACACCAGAAGGATACCAAGTCGTGGTTCATGGATCGGCGGAGGTGCCAGCATTTAGTGAATTGTTTTACACTCAAGTTGGAGTGAATGACACCCTTGAGTTGAGGGGCATGCTTGATTCAGGTTCCATGGCTTGCACTCTAAATGAGGGGGCTGTGCACTCGCTCAGAGAGGCTGGTGTTATTACGGGTGATCTCCAGCCAGCTGAGCAGATTGTGCTGGTTGGCTGTGGAGGAAAACGGACTCGCCCCACAGGCATATATGACTTGACACTGACGGTTTAtggagtgaaatgtttagtcCCTGTCATAGTGGTCCCTGGCCAACGAGATGATCTCATCATTGGCTCTAATGTACTTAAGCACCTTATGCGCGTCATGAAAGGTAACGATGACTACTGGAAGCTTATGTCTGCAGGGTGCAGACATTCAAGGCACGACCATGAGCATTTCTTGGATATGATGTCATGCACCATTAGATGGAGGGGTGAGGACATCCCTGACAGGATTGGAACCGTGAGGCTACCTCGTGCAGTCACATTACTTCCCAAGTGTGAGCACCTTGTATGGGGCAAACTACCTAGCAACGTACCAGTGTCTCCTGGCAGTACAGTTATTGTGGAACCCTCCACCTCAAAGTCCACACCAAGGGATATTCTTGTAGGGCGTATCATAACACCGATGTGGGGAGACCGGTGGGTGCCGATGAAAGTTACTAACCTATCATCGATGCCGGTCATTCTGAGACGAAACTCCAGGATCGCTGATGTGTCACCCTGTCTCGCAGTGGAAGACCTCGACCTGCAGCAGAGCTCCTGTGAGTTGGGGGACAGGACGTCGGCCAGTACCAGTAGATCAGTGGCCACTGACGCTGACCTGAAGGACAGACTTTCCAGCTTGGGATTAAGTGATCTTGATATTGACTTTCGCCACACCAGCTTCCAGTCTAAGAGGGAGCTTGTTGAACTTATTGAGGAATACGAGGACATTTTTTCGAGACATGCACTTGACTGTGGTGAAGCCAGAGGGTTTGTGCACCGCATCCGTCTGACAGATGACCGTCCTTTTCGCATGCCATACAGGAGAGTGCCTCCTGCTCATTACCAACATCTCCGGCAGGTGCTCACAGATATGGAGGAGAAGGGGATAATCCGCAAATCTACCAGTGAGTATGCATCCCCTCTTGTGATGGTTTGGAAGAAGGACGGTGGACTCAGGGTCTGTACGGACTTTAGGTGGTTGAATGCACGCACCCTGAAAGATGCCCATCCGCTACCCCATCAAGCGGATTGTCTTGCAGCCCTCGGAGGCAATGCATTTTTCAGCACAATGGACCTGACTTCCGGGTTTTACAACATACCAATGTGCGAAGAAGACAAAAAGTACACGGCCTTCACAACACCTGCTGGCCTGTATGAGTACAACAGAATGCCACAGGGACTCTGCAACAGTCCAGCGTCATTCATGCGCATGATGCTGAGCATCTTTGGCAGTCTCAATTTCACCAGTCTGCTCTGTTATTTGGATGACCTTCTTGTCTTTGCTCCGACAGAAAAGGATGCTCTAAACAGACTCCAGATGGTCTTCCAGAAGCTGAGGGACAACAATCTCAAACTGAGCCCTAAGAAGTGTCACTTATTGCAGGAATCGGTCAAGTTTCTGGGTCATGTAATTGACCGACATGGCGTTGTAGTTGACCCTGCTAAGGTAGACGTGATCTCCAACATGTCGAGAGAGGCTCTTATGGAGGAGGATGGTTGCACCCCATCTGTGAGGAAAATCAAATCCTTCTTGGGCATGGTCTTTTTCTATCAGAGCTTCATTCCAGCATGCTCGGCCATTGCCAAACCTCTATTTGCTCTAACGGCAGGTCAGAGGAGGAAGGGGAGGACTGCTCGGGTCGGGAGGAGCGCTGGCACGTTCAGGAAATTGACTGTGGAGGACTAG
- the LOC143508810 gene encoding uncharacterized protein LOC143508810 encodes MLMSALYVALDAPFDYTINDMLSLRKWWCLLLMENFELDSFGKLFAHWTEESNAVLQGHHVPVSKLKKRKRAEVDQEPAVVRDLSTAVKWISQNRTQLRGHVTMPIYLTQTEEDRKDSLIELMKGDGPETKEPFMFQFEYGEDMELFLEACVDKQGLCVNAMVLNK; translated from the exons ATGCTAATG TCTGCGTTGTATGTGGCATTGGATGCCCCTTTTGACTACACAATT AATGACATGCTCTCATTGCGGAAATGGTGGTGCCTGCTTTTAATGGAAAACTTtgaacttgacag CTTTGGCAAACTCTTTGCTCATTGGACAGAGGAATCCAATGCTGTCCTGCAAGGCCACCATGTGCCGGTCTCAAAACTTAAAAAACGCAAGCGTGCAGAAGTTGATCAG GAGCCAGCGGTTGTAAGGGACCTTTCCACAGCTGTGAAATGGATCAGCCAGAACCGCACACAGTTACGGGGGCATGTAACAATGCCAATATATTTGACACAGACTGAGGAAGACCGGAAAGATTCCCTCATTGAGCTTATGAAGGGAGATGGCCCAGAGACCAAGGAACCGTTCATGTTCCAATTTGAATATGGAGAGGACATGGAATTGTTTTTGGAAGCATGTGTTGACAAACAGGGTCTCTGTGTCAATGccatggttttaaataaatga
- the pskh1 gene encoding serine/threonine-protein kinase H1 homolog: MMGCRTSKVLPEPPTDVQLDLVKKVEPHQTDVYKNFLRTDGSGEKTGSPSPHGQSQATSAATQRLPLAQGQAEPRRNKVAKYRAKFDPRVTAKYEIKALIGRGSFSRVVRVEHKGSRQPYAIKMIETRYREGREVCESELCVLRRVRHTNIIQLMEVFETAERVYMVMELATGGELFDRIIARGSFTERDATRVLQMVLDGVKYLHTLGITHRDLKPENLLYYHPGTDSKIMITDFGLASTRKKGDECLMKTTCGTPEYIAPEILVRKPYTNAVDMWALGVISYILLSGTMPFEDDNRMRLYRQILKGKYSFSGEPWPSVSNLAKDFIDRVLTVDPGERLTAGQALKHPWIVSMAASSSMKNLQRCISQNLLKRASSRCHSTKSAHSTRSSRSTKSNRARRVREKELRELNRRYQQQYNG, from the exons ATGATGGGGTGCAGGACAAGTAAGGTCCTCCCAGAACCACCCACAGACGTCCAGTTAGACCTAGTCAAGAAGGTCGAGCCTCACCAGACCGATGTCTATAAGAACTTCCTCCGTACAGATGGCAGCGGGGAGAAAACGGGCTCACCTTCCCCTCACGGCCAGAGCCAAGCCACCAGTGCCGCTACCCAGAGGCTCCCGTTGGCCCAGGGCCAAGCTGAACCACGGCGCAACAAAGTGGCCAAATACAGGGCGAAGTTTGACCCCCGCGTGACGGCTAAGTACGAGATCAAGGCCCTCATTGGCCGGGGCAGCTTCAGCCGGGTGGTGCGCGTGGAGCACAAGGGATCACGGCAGCCGTACGCCATCAAGATGATCGAGACGCGATACCGCGAGGGCCGCGAGGTGTGCGAGTCGGAGCTCTGCGTGCTGCGGCGTGTGCGACACACCAACATCATCCAGCTCATGGAGGTGTTCGAGACGGCAGAGCGCGTCTACATGGTGATGGAGTTGGCCACGGGCGGGGAGCTCTTCGACCGCATCATCGCGCGTGGTTCCTTCACCGAGCGTGACGCCACGCGCGTCCTTCAGATGGTGCTGGACGGCGTGAAGTACCTCCACACGCTGGGCATCACGCACCGTGACTTGAAACCTGAGAACCTGCTCTATTACCACCCCGGGACTGACTCCAAGATCATGATCACTGACTTTGGCTTGGCCAGCACACGCAAGAAGGGTGACGAGTGCCTGATGAAGACCACATGCGGCACTCCCGAGTACATCGCCCCAGAGATCCTGGTGCGCAAGCCATACACCAATGCTGTGGACATGTGGGCGCTGGGCGTTATCTCCTACATCCTGCTCAGCGGCACCATGCCCTTTGAGGACGACAATCGCATGCGTCTCTACAGACAGATCCTCAAGGGGAAATACAGCTTCTCCGGGGAG CCATGGCCCAGCGTCTCCAACCTAGCAAAGGACTTCATCGACCGTGTGCTCACCGTGGACCCCGGTGAGCGCCTGACAGCCGGCCAGGCACTTAAGCATCCGTGGATCGTGAGCATGGCTGCCTCGTCCTCCATGAAGAACCTACAGCGTTGCATCTCCCAAAACCTCCTGAAGAGGGCGTCCTCGCGCTGCCACAGCACCAAGTCGGCCCACTCGACACGCTCCAGCCGCTCCACCAAGTCCAACAGGGCGCGGCGTGTTCGAGAGAAGGAGCTGAGGGAGCTCAACCGGCGCTACCAGCAGCAGTACAATGGCTGA